In Planococcus versutus, the DNA window AATTAGCGGAAGAATTGAGTGGCGATGAAAAAGAACAAGCAGAACATAAAATGCTAGTCGATCTCAGCCGTAACGATGTCGGACGTGTTGCTGAGATTGGCACAGTAGAAGTACCAAAATACATGGTTATTGAGAAATACCAGCATGTTATGCACCTTGTATCGGAAGTAACAGGAGAGCTTAACGAGCACATGCATCCAATCGATGCGTTAGTATCATGCTTGCCTGCAGGAACAGTCTCAGGAGCTCCCAAAGTACGTGCTATGCAATTAATACAGGAATTCGAAGAAGAGCGCAGAGGTGTTTATGGGGGAGCTATTGGCTATATAGGATTTAACGGAAATTTAGATGTTGCACTGGCGATTCGCACTTTTGTAGTTAAAGATGATTTGGTCCATGTTCAAGCAGGAGCAGGCATTGTCTTTGATTCAAATCCACAAGCAGAGTACGAAGAAACACTTCATAAAGCACGGTCACTTACGGAGGTGTTCGGATGATTTTGCTAATCGATCACTACGATTCATTTACTTATAATATTTATCAAGCTGTAGCAGCGATGGGAGTAGAAGTTGAAGTTGTGCGTTATGGCGTTTTGACTGTTGATGAGATTAGAGCAAAAAACCCTCGAGCGATTATTCTCTCGCCAGGACCAGGGCATCCAAGAGAATTACCAGAATCAATAGAGCTAATTCAAAAACTATACCAGTCGATTCCGATTCTTGGTATTTGCCTTGGTCAACAACTTATTGGGGCTGCGTTTGGTGGAAATATTGTCCAAGCTCCTTCTATCCGTCATGGCAAAGTGTCTGATGTTTCTCACCAGCGACAAGGACTATTTAAAAATATGCCCTTGCCATTACCGGTCATGCGCTATCATTCGCTTGTCTTAGAACCAGAAAATTTAGCAGGTTGTTTAGAAGTGCAATCAAAAGCCCTAGATGACGACACAATCATGGCGGTAAAGCACCGAGACTATCCTGTTTACGGGATTCAGTTTCATCCGGAGTCTATTGGTACCCCGAATGGAGTCGAATTGATGAAAGAATTTATTGGTGAGATCTGTCAAGGGGTAGCACATCAGCATTAGAAAAAATTCACCTCTAAGCCTCAATGGCTTAGAGGTGAATTGGTTTATGATCGGATCAATGGCAATGTGCAGCAACGGAAAGCACCACCTGATTTAATGATTTCAGAATAATCGACTTCGATGATGTGAAAACCACGAGCGGTCAACTGTTTATTCACTTGTGCATTTTGCGGTTGACTAAACACTTTGCGGTTACCAATCGATAAGACATTTGTGCCTAAAGCGAATTGTTCTTTTTCGTTAACACGAATTAACGTGTAGCGCTCAGCAAGCATTCGAATGGTCGCTGCATCGAGTGCGTCCGGGAAAATCAACGCTTCAGTTGGAGACAAGATATTAAAAACACAATCCAAATGTAAGTATTTCTCGTTAAAAGAAATGGGGACAACTTCAAAATTTGGCAGTTCTGCTTGTAGTTGGTGAATCGCTTTTTTAGAAGTGCGGCTGCTAATGCCAACAAAAACCGTATCTTGGTCAATAATGACATCACCACCTTCAATACGGTGACCTGTTAATCGCTTGAAATTAACATCACGTGTCTTCATCCATTTTTGGAGTTCTTGCTCTTCGCCTTGTCGAATTTTAGAAGCCATTTCACTAATGAATACTGTTTCGCCAATGGTAAATCCAATGTCACGCGTAAAAACTTGTTCAGGGTAGTTCTCAGCAGGTTCAATCAAATCGGTTTGAACACCTTGGCCGATTAGCGCTTGGACAAATTCATTATGTTGGTGAAGCGCTTTGTTTACATCGATGTTTTCATCTTTGTATCTTTTTTGAACGTCATTGATGACATCTTTTATTTCCATAAAACGTGGCGGGCACAACAACACCCGTTGGAGCGGATCGTATTCACTTTGACTGTGAGCAGATAGACTTTCTTTTATTGTTGAAGACATGTGATTTCCTCCAAAAAACATAGTTTGTACTTCACTATTCCTTTTAACTAGCAAATTAAAACCTGATTGTCAGCAAAATGCACACAAATGCAGTAGCAAATGAGAAACTATAGTGACGTATTAAAAGGGAGAGTCCAACAATGAAAATTACTCAATGTGATGTGTCAGAAGAATGTGATTTTATACGAAAAAAAGTGATTGAACATAACGAAGCTAATTTACCAGAAGAAGTGAAATCATCAGTTGAAAAAATGAATTTTATTGCACGCAATAAAGAAGATGAGATTATAGGTGGTTTAACAACTACAAGTTTTTGGCAAAGTCTCCAGATCGATTTCTTATGGGTAGATCCTTCGGTCAGAGGTCAACGTGTAGCAGAAAAGCTAATGGCACAAGCAGAAGGTTATGCACGGAATAAAGAATACCGCTTGATGGTCGTCGACACGTTTAGTTTTCAAGCTCCTGATTTTTATAGAAAACAAGGGTTTACGGAATTTGGTAATGTGAATGATCATCCAAAAGGGCATAGCCATCACTATTTTGAAAAATGGCTTATTGATCCAACTGAAACTGATAGACAATAAAAAAAGAAGCCCGAGGGCTTCCTTTTTTATTGTTCTTGCTCTTTGTAAAATACTTTATCTACGTTGTATTTGGCTTTTTGCGTATTAATGATATACGTTTCGTAAATATCGCGTTCCATTGGATCTTCAACGAAAGAAACCGCAATGCGGTAAACTTCTTCACGATGGTTTTTCAATGGGGACACCGAGTCTTCGAAATGTTTTTTCACACGTTGACGTAGTTTGCGGGCTTTCCCTACAAACAATAGTTCACCACTATGGTTAAAGAATTGAATAATACCGCCTTTATCACGTGGAATATCGTGCAAATCGACAAAGCCGAATAATGGTTTGATGACGGCTTCGTCACCAGTGATTTCTTGTTTGCGCTGTGTAATTGTCACATCCGCTTTTGGTGGTTGAATACTAATCATGCTTTTCACGTCCTCTAGTTATCTGTAATACTTATTTTAACACAAAAAAGAGCGGAAATCCATCCGCTCTTTTTCTCTGTCATTCAAGAATTTTTCATAAAGTCTCTAATTGATCACCAACGGGCTGCTCGCCTTGCAATACTTCAAATGTTTTGTGATACGTATTGCTGCGATCGAGTACGTCTACTAAGACCTTAGCGACATCCGCTCTTGGAATTGATCTTCCTTCAAGAGAAGAAAACCCATTTGCAGAAACCTCGATTTTGCCTGATTGGTCTTCGTCTGAAAGAGCTCCAGGACGAACGATTGTATAATCCAAATCAGTAGCTTTCAACATGTCATCTGCTGTGCGTTTAGCTACAAGATAAGGTTTCATCGCTTCGCCACCTGCATCAGGGTCATTTGATCCGACCGAGCCAAGTTGAACAAAGCGTTTGACGCCTTTTTCTTGTGCGTATTGTGCTGCTTTTACAGAGCCCCATAAATCAATAGTTAACGTTTTGTCAGCTCCTGTTTTCGGACCAGATCCTGCTGCGAAAATAACAGCATCTACACCTTCATAAGCATCGCTGAAATCTTTTTCTAAGTCTGCCAGTACAACATTGGTAGCCCCTAGTTTTTTCATTTCATCTATTTGTTCCTCTTTACGAACCATGGCAGTTGCTTTGTGGTTTGTTTCAGCTAATTCTTTGACAATGTTGCGACCGACTTGACCGTTTGCTCCAATAACTAATACGTTCATTTCGATTCCACTCCTTTAATTGTCTTCACCTTACGTAATATACCCTTTTCAATCTAAATTAAACACTTTATTTCGCTGTGTAACTGTCCAAAAGGGAGTAGACAAGCTAGAATAGAGTGACGGAGGTGTTACAATGCAAATTACAGATTATGTGTTTCACAAAATCAACGACCCTACAGGCATCATGGTGGGAGATCGTTATGAATTTTTGTTGAGTGTCGAAGTTGACGAAGAAGATGAATTATTTACAGAAGGCGGGCTAGAGCTACGCGTTATTATTGCTGCGGAAGAAGCTGGTACCCGTATCGCTCATTACAACTTTCTCGACAAACAAACGAGAAAGGCTCTTGAATTTGGGCTAGAAGAAGAGGAAGAAGTAGAAATCCTCGCTTATTGTTCAGAGAAACTAGCTTAATGAAAAATGCTCAACTCACTGTGAGTTGAGCATTTTTTGTTGAAATTTCGTTTTGATTTTTTCAGAGTATTCTATTCATTTTAGAGATATAAATAGTTGCTTGTGCTGATGTAAATTATTTTTTAATTCTGTATACTAGAAATAGACGTAAAAAGAATGACTAAACAGATGTGGAGCAAATCGTTTTTGTTCATTCAATCTATTCAATTTGAAATATGTGTTGAAAATGGTATGATTATGAGAATTTATAAATAATGATGCAATCACTTATTTTTTGGAGGAATTCCTATGACAAATTTAACGAATATTAAAGCACGTAAAACTTTAGATAAAATTCAGCCATATACGCCAGGAAAACCCATTTGGGAAGTGCAACGAGAATTGGGCTTGGACCGTGTCATTAAATTGGCATCTAACGAAAACCCATTAGGGCCTTCTCCCAAAGCGGTAGCTGCGATTCAAAATAGCTTAACAGAGTTGAATCGTTATCCAGATGCAGACGCAAGCGCGTTAAAGGAAGCTATTGCCACTAAATTTCAAGTTACACCAAAACAAGTAATTACAACAAACGGTGCCGATGAATTGATTACGTTAATTTCTGAAGCTTTTCTTGAAGTAGGAGACGAAGTAATCGTTCCGTCTCCATCGTTTAGTGAATATGATTTTGGCGCGCACATTATGGGTGCAACAGTCGTGCCTGTTGCATTTAAAGAAGGATTTGAGTATGACGTAAATGCATTGATTTCTGCAGTAACAGAAAAAACGAAAATCATTTACATTTGCACACCGAATAATCCGACAGGAACCTATATGGCAAAAGCAGATTTGGATAAATTAGTAGAAGCGATTGGAGATGTATTGATCGTGATTGATGCAGCTTATGATCATTTCGCTGATGCAGCAGATTACACAAATGGCGTGCAATACATTCAAGCAGGCTATCCTGTAATTACACTAGAAACCTTTTCAAAAATTTATGGTATTGCCGGTGTACGAGTTGGATTCGGAATAGCTCCTGAATCGATTATCCAATCAATTTTAAAAGTAAAAGAGCCATTTAATGTCAACACATTAGCGCAAATTGCGGCAACAGCAGCGATTGAAGATGCTGAACACGTCAAAACTTCTCAACAAACCAATAAAGCAGGTCGCCAACAATTATACAAAGCCTTTGATGAACTAGGGCTAACGTATATCCAAAGTATGGCTAACTTTGTTTTGGTCCAAATTGGTGAAGACGGTGAGAATCTCTACAAACAACTAATGGCAAAAGGTGTTATTGTACGATACGGAAAAATTTGGGGATTACCTGAGTACGTGAGAGTTTCTGTTGGTACAGAAGAAGAAAACCAATTCTTTATTAATGTGTTAACCGAATTAGTCATCAAGCAAGCATAAAAAAGATGCTCCTGAAATCGGGAGCATTTTTTTATGGATTTTATTATTTTACAAATTTACGAAACAATAAACACTGGATGAAAAATAGCGCTAAAGTAGTTAGACATAAATTGATGTAATACCATATGCCTTCACCAAAAAAATCGAGTGGTGATACCGTAGTAGGAAGTGTTGATAAAAAAAGAAAATTGGAATCTGTCCATGGATTAATGAAAAATCCCACAATGACAGCGTAAACGAGCAATAAGCCATAAACCGAAAAAACAGAGCGTAAGGTGATTACATGAGGGCGGCTCAAAGCTAAAAATAGACAACTCCAAGAAATAGCTATGTGGTGAATGAAGAATTTCCAAAACCGAAAATGCTGAAAATCATAAGGCAATTCCGGTGTGATTAAAGCTAAAAAAGCAGGTAGCACGCCTAGGAAAAAAGAAAGTTGAATCCATAAAGGGCGCATCGTGAGCAAGCCAATCATAGCTACAACAGAAGCAATGCCACATAAATGAAGAGGCATTTGATTGTCAAAACGCCACACGCCGTTACGAATTGCCCAATATTGATAGGCAAATTCAGAAACGAACAAAAGAGCAAATAATATCCAACGAAGCGATGTAAAGAGTTTTTTCTTTTTTTTCAAGTGGTTTTTTGCTGCTAAAAGAGTGACAAAACCTGCAAGAGTAATCGTTAAAGCAATCAAATGACTCGTAGAAAAAAGACTAAAGTAATGAGTAGATGTTGCAGCAAACCAGCTCTCCATCAGTAGACCTCCTAAATTAACAGAAGTTTTTGTGTGGATAGTTTACCATGAAATGCATGTATCAGGAGAACCTTAGATCAAAAATAAACAGATGAGTTGCTTAAATCATGCATTCTGCGATAAACTTCTACAAAAGCTTAAAGGGAGGAATACCGGCTTGGATTCACTTGATTTACTGTCCTCTATTACGTACATCGACACGGAACGTTCCATTGAGGCCGGCGAAATGAAAATTGTTGAAACCGAATGCAATATTCAGCTATATAAAGACACCATAGTAACGCCAGGTACGCAATTTCATGTAACAAACGTCTGGGACATCTCCTACAAATCCTTTTCGTCAGAAGCCAGATTGTTGTATCTGCACACGCACCGAGGTGTATTAACCTATATGATTTATACAGATCCTGATAAATTTGTCGAAACGTTTAAAAAGCTGAAAAACGAAAA includes these proteins:
- a CDS encoding anthranilate synthase component II: MILLIDHYDSFTYNIYQAVAAMGVEVEVVRYGVLTVDEIRAKNPRAIILSPGPGHPRELPESIELIQKLYQSIPILGICLGQQLIGAAFGGNIVQAPSIRHGKVSDVSHQRQGLFKNMPLPLPVMRYHSLVLEPENLAGCLEVQSKALDDDTIMAVKHRDYPVYGIQFHPESIGTPNGVELMKEFIGEICQGVAHQH
- a CDS encoding dimethylarginine dimethylaminohydrolase family protein; this translates as MSSTIKESLSAHSQSEYDPLQRVLLCPPRFMEIKDVINDVQKRYKDENIDVNKALHQHNEFVQALIGQGVQTDLIEPAENYPEQVFTRDIGFTIGETVFISEMASKIRQGEEQELQKWMKTRDVNFKRLTGHRIEGGDVIIDQDTVFVGISSRTSKKAIHQLQAELPNFEVVPISFNEKYLHLDCVFNILSPTEALIFPDALDAATIRMLAERYTLIRVNEKEQFALGTNVLSIGNRKVFSQPQNAQVNKQLTARGFHIIEVDYSEIIKSGGAFRCCTLPLIRS
- a CDS encoding GNAT family N-acetyltransferase codes for the protein MKITQCDVSEECDFIRKKVIEHNEANLPEEVKSSVEKMNFIARNKEDEIIGGLTTTSFWQSLQIDFLWVDPSVRGQRVAEKLMAQAEGYARNKEYRLMVVDTFSFQAPDFYRKQGFTEFGNVNDHPKGHSHHYFEKWLIDPTETDRQ
- a CDS encoding nucleotide excision repair endonuclease is translated as MISIQPPKADVTITQRKQEITGDEAVIKPLFGFVDLHDIPRDKGGIIQFFNHSGELLFVGKARKLRQRVKKHFEDSVSPLKNHREEVYRIAVSFVEDPMERDIYETYIINTQKAKYNVDKVFYKEQEQ
- a CDS encoding SDR family oxidoreductase, encoding MNVLVIGANGQVGRNIVKELAETNHKATAMVRKEEQIDEMKKLGATNVVLADLEKDFSDAYEGVDAVIFAAGSGPKTGADKTLTIDLWGSVKAAQYAQEKGVKRFVQLGSVGSNDPDAGGEAMKPYLVAKRTADDMLKATDLDYTIVRPGALSDEDQSGKIEVSANGFSSLEGRSIPRADVAKVLVDVLDRSNTYHKTFEVLQGEQPVGDQLETL
- a CDS encoding DUF6509 family protein, with amino-acid sequence MQITDYVFHKINDPTGIMVGDRYEFLLSVEVDEEDELFTEGGLELRVIIAAEEAGTRIAHYNFLDKQTRKALEFGLEEEEEVEILAYCSEKLA
- the hisC gene encoding histidinol-phosphate transaminase, whose translation is MTNLTNIKARKTLDKIQPYTPGKPIWEVQRELGLDRVIKLASNENPLGPSPKAVAAIQNSLTELNRYPDADASALKEAIATKFQVTPKQVITTNGADELITLISEAFLEVGDEVIVPSPSFSEYDFGAHIMGATVVPVAFKEGFEYDVNALISAVTEKTKIIYICTPNNPTGTYMAKADLDKLVEAIGDVLIVIDAAYDHFADAADYTNGVQYIQAGYPVITLETFSKIYGIAGVRVGFGIAPESIIQSILKVKEPFNVNTLAQIAATAAIEDAEHVKTSQQTNKAGRQQLYKAFDELGLTYIQSMANFVLVQIGEDGENLYKQLMAKGVIVRYGKIWGLPEYVRVSVGTEEENQFFINVLTELVIKQA
- a CDS encoding TIGR02206 family membrane protein, which translates into the protein MESWFAATSTHYFSLFSTSHLIALTITLAGFVTLLAAKNHLKKKKKLFTSLRWILFALLFVSEFAYQYWAIRNGVWRFDNQMPLHLCGIASVVAMIGLLTMRPLWIQLSFFLGVLPAFLALITPELPYDFQHFRFWKFFIHHIAISWSCLFLALSRPHVITLRSVFSVYGLLLVYAVIVGFFINPWTDSNFLFLSTLPTTVSPLDFFGEGIWYYINLCLTTLALFFIQCLLFRKFVK